The Phycisphaeraceae bacterium genome contains the following window.
GAGCCGTTCGAACCGGCGGCGATCGAGGCGGCGCTGGCGCGGGAGGCTGAGGGCATCGGGATGGGCAAGGTGGCCCAGCCGCTGCGCGTGGCGATCACGGGCGGGACTGTCAGCCCCGGGCTTGGGCAGACACTGGCGTTGGTCGGGCGCGCTGGCGCACTGGCGCGCATTGATCGGTGTGTGCAGAGCCTGTGAAGTTGGGGAAAGCCAGACGGTGCCGATGCAGGGTGAAGGTCACTCCACTTCCCAGCACGCGACGCGGTGGCCCTTGGACTTGATCTCGAGCGGCGGGCGCTCGCGCTTGCAACGCTCGACCGCGATCGGACAGCGCGAGACGAACGGACAGCCGGGCGGCGGATCGAACGGGCTGGGCACATCGCCCTGAAGCACGGTGAGCGGGCGGCGGTCATCGGGGTCGTCGATCGGGTTGGCGCCGAGCAGGGCTTTGGTGTACGGGTGCTGGGCCTGGGCGTCGAGGTCTTCGGATTCGAGTTCTTCGACGACATGGCCGAGATACATCACCAGCACGCGATCGCAGAAGTGCGCGATGACTTTCAGATCGTGGCTGATGAACATCATGGTCAGGCCGAACTCGTCCTTGAGGTCTGCCAGGAGGTTGAGCACCTGTGCCTGGATCGAGACGTCGAGCGCGCTGACGGGTTCGTCGGCGACGATGAAGCGGGGTTTGACGCAGAGCGCGCGGGCGATGCCGATGCGCTGCCGCTGCCCGCCTGAGAACTCGTGCGGGTACTTGGTTTTGGCTTCGGGGCGGAGGCCGACTTTCTTCATCAGGTCATCGATGAGGTCTTCGGTCGGTGAGCCGGCATCGGCGATTCTGTGAAACCGTATCGCCTCGCGCAGGTGCCCTGCGATGGTGATCTTGGGGTTGAGCGATGAGTACGGATCCTGAAAGATGATCTGCATCGCGCGGCGGAATGGCATCATGTCTGCCGGGCCGAGCGTGGTGATCTCCTGGCCAAAGAGCAGGATCCGTCCCTGAGTGGGTTCGTAGAGTCGCAGGATTGTCTTGCCGAGCGTGCTTTTGCCGCAGCCGGATTCGCCGACGACACCGAGAACCTGTCCCTGCTCGATGTTGAATGTGACGCCATTGACAGCGTGGACATGGCCCTGGATGCGGTTGAGCACGCCGCCACGGACGGGGAAGAGTTTGTGCAGATCGTGGACTTCGAGAAGCGACATCAGTGCTGAGCCTCGGTAGTGAGTGGCGCGGTGCTTGGCAGTGGGAAGTGGCATCGCACAGGACGACCGACGCCGGCGTGGTCAACCAACAAGGGTTCGACATCCACGCACTGCTGTTGTTTGTAAGGGCAGCGATCGCTGAATCGGCAGCCCTTGGGCAGGTTGCGCAGGCTCGGGACGATGCCTGGAATGGTGGGGAGGTGGCGCGAGCGCTGAGCGCGGGTGCCGCGTTTGGGGATGGATTCGAGGAGCGCTTTTGTGTATGGATGCTGGGGCGAATGGAAGATCTCGCGCGTGGTTGCGATTTCGATCGCCCGTCCGGCGTACATGACCAGAACGCGGTCGCAGACCTGCGCCACCACGCCGAGGTTGTGCGTGATGAGGATGACAGCGGTCGAGAGTTTCTCCTTGAGCGAGTTCATGAGGTCGAGAATCTGTGCCTGGATTGTCACGTCGAGCGCGGTGGTGGGTTCGTCGGCGATGAGCACATCGGGTTCGCAGCACAGGGCAATGGCGATCATGACACGCTGTCGCATGCCGCCCGAGAGCTGGTGCGGGTATTCGTGAATCCGTCGCTCGGGATTGGGGATGTCGACCAGGCGGAGCATCTCGATCGCGCGGTCGCGTCGCTCGGAGCGGTTGAGCGTGGTGTGATATTTGAGTGCTTCGTCGAGTTGCCAGCCGACGGTGAAGACCGGGTTGAGGCTGGTCATCGGCTCCTGGAAGATCATCGCGATCTTGTCGCCGCGAACTGTGCGCATGACGCGCTCGGGCGCTGTGACAAGGTTGATGTTGTTGTACAGGACTTTGCTGTTTTGGCCGTAGATTGTGAGGTGTTCGGGGAGCAGTCGCATGATGGACTTGCTGGTGACGGTTTTGCCGCAGCCTGATTCGCCGACGATGCCGAGTGTTTCGCCGGCGAAGACGTCGAACGACACGTCATCAACAGCGGTCACGAGGCCGTCGTCGGTGCGGAAACTTGTGGTCAGGTTGCGGACCTGAAGAATCGGGGGTTGTGTGGCTGGTGTCACCATGATGGGGTTGCAATAGTCGCGGGCATCAGACGTGTTTGGGGTCGAAGGCATCCTGGAGTGCGTCGGAAACGATGTTGAAGGCGAGGACAAGGCCGAACATCAGGACAGTGGCGGTCAGGACCGTCCAGAAGAAGAAGTTCTGGACGTCTTCGCGACCGAGGCTGATCAGGATGCCCCAGCTGGGCTGGCCCTTGACACCGAGGCCGAGGAACGAGAGGATCACCTCGCTCTTGATCGCACCGATGAAGATCAGGCTGAAGTTGATGAACATGATGTGCGAGGTGTTGGGGATGACG
Protein-coding sequences here:
- a CDS encoding ATP-binding cassette domain-containing protein produces the protein MSLLEVHDLHKLFPVRGGVLNRIQGHVHAVNGVTFNIEQGQVLGVVGESGCGKSTLGKTILRLYEPTQGRILLFGQEITTLGPADMMPFRRAMQIIFQDPYSSLNPKITIAGHLREAIRFHRIADAGSPTEDLIDDLMKKVGLRPEAKTKYPHEFSGGQRQRIGIARALCVKPRFIVADEPVSALDVSIQAQVLNLLADLKDEFGLTMMFISHDLKVIAHFCDRVLVMYLGHVVEELESEDLDAQAQHPYTKALLGANPIDDPDDRRPLTVLQGDVPSPFDPPPGCPFVSRCPIAVERCKRERPPLEIKSKGHRVACWEVE
- a CDS encoding ABC transporter ATP-binding protein — translated: MVTPATQPPILQVRNLTTSFRTDDGLVTAVDDVSFDVFAGETLGIVGESGCGKTVTSKSIMRLLPEHLTIYGQNSKVLYNNINLVTAPERVMRTVRGDKIAMIFQEPMTSLNPVFTVGWQLDEALKYHTTLNRSERRDRAIEMLRLVDIPNPERRIHEYPHQLSGGMRQRVMIAIALCCEPDVLIADEPTTALDVTIQAQILDLMNSLKEKLSTAVILITHNLGVVAQVCDRVLVMYAGRAIEIATTREIFHSPQHPYTKALLESIPKRGTRAQRSRHLPTIPGIVPSLRNLPKGCRFSDRCPYKQQQCVDVEPLLVDHAGVGRPVRCHFPLPSTAPLTTEAQH